Proteins from one Anthonomus grandis grandis chromosome 8, icAntGran1.3, whole genome shotgun sequence genomic window:
- the LOC126739418 gene encoding putative nuclease HARBI1, which yields MNVTALIEELLTSSDTSASSDDLEGVLEVVIPEVLQHRQKNENYAESIMPMYTEQEFLEHFKVPRLVVIELARDFQESEYYPKKDTGFLRIGAEKSICIFIWYASHEAASFRDVSDRFNIAISTLHVLIHNVTYFLSNKSKEVICWPTENEKVVIEQQFLEMGFPGVLGAMDGSHVRIDQPKNDPESYLNRKKFYSIQFQVVCDSSRKIRDVFIGFPGSVHDARVFNNSPLFHSLPEKCGEKVILADSAYPCLRNVLTPYKDNGNLSEIEKNFNIKLSHCRIVIEHVFGILKQKFRQLYHLKLRDETLICHFIRACCVLHNLTLNLEQELIEEPQGADKIPPPYVGENIEENMAGNAYRNYVAALLFNH from the exons ATGAATGTAACTGCATTAATA GAGGAGCTTTTAACATCTAGCGATACATCAGCTTCTTCTGACGATTTAGAGGGTGTTTTGGAAGTTGTTATACCAGAAGTGTTGCAACATAGGcagaaaaatgaaaactatGCCGAGAGCATAATGCCCATGTATACAGAACAAGAATTCTTAGAGCATTTTAAAGTTCCGAGACTTGTGGTCATAGAGCTAGCTAGAGACTTCCAGGAGTCTGAATATTATCCTAAAAAAGACACCGGATTTTTAAGAATTGGTGCTGAAAAGtcaatatgtatttttatttggtacGCAAGTCATGAAGCTGCCTCATTTAGAGATGTTAGTGACAGATTTAATATTGCTATAAGTACGTTACATGTTTTAATACACAATGTAACTTACTTCTTAAGTAATAAGTCGAAAGAGGTAATATGCTGGCCAACAGAGAACGAAAAAGTTGTAATTGAAcaacaatttttggaaatggGTTTTCCTGGTGTGCTTGGGGCTATGGATGGGTCACATGTTAGGATTGACCAACCTAAAAATGATCCAGAGAGCTATTTGAATAGAAAGAAGTTTTATTCCATTCAG TTTCAAGTAGTCTGTGATTCAAGCCGTAAAATTAGAGATGTGTTCATTGGCTTTCCTGGGTCGGTGCACGATGCAAGGGTGTTTAATAATTCTCCACTATTTCATAGTTTACCCGAAAAATGTGGAGAAAAAGTTATCCTAGCAGATAGTGCCTATCCTTGTCTACGCAATGTTTTGACACCATATAAGGACAATGGTAATTTGagtgaaattgaaaaaaattttaatatcaaattaaGCCATTGTCGCATTGTCATCGAACATGTCtttggaattttaaaacaaaaatttaggcAGCTATACCATCTAAAACTTAGAGATGAGACATTGATATGTCACTTTATAAGAGCCTGTTGTGTTTTGCACAACTTAACTTTAAATCTAGAGCAGGAGTTGATTGAAGAGCCTCAAGGAGCTGATAAGATTCCACCTCCATATGTTGGAGAAAATATTGAGGAAAACATGGCTGGCAACGCTTATAGGAATTACGTAGCTGCCCTATTatttaatcattaa